The following are encoded in a window of Ruminiclostridium herbifermentans genomic DNA:
- a CDS encoding carbohydrate-binding protein gives MKKILSLAAGLLVGAVFTAFSISNVGALDNGLAKTPPMGWNSWNVFHGNINETQIKQIADAMVSSGMKDAGYIYLNLDDNWMANPARDANGNLRADPNRFPSGIKALADYVHAKGLKLGIYGDRGTMTCMNIPQSGSRGYEERDAKTFASWGVDYLKYDNCNVPNGSDQKGDYQKMQRALANSGRDIVFSICAWGYASWMPETGNLWRTTGDITDKWDNGNDWFRGIINCIDENARYASSAKPGAWNDPDMLEIGNGGCTTEEYRTQMSMWCMMASPLIAGNDLRTMNQTTRDILTNKEVIAVNQDPAGIQGYKVKSTNGLDVWVKPLGIEGTTKAVALLNRNSTTQNITVNFSDIGMQGKVSVRDLWAKADKGEFSGSYTAAVPPHGTVMLKVSSEPIFVEPRSAFEKIEAESFDVQYGIEVEENPDGTGKNLGYIQNGDYVIYRKIDFGSGAVDFQARAGSASTGGNIEIRLDSPTGTRIGVCAVPGTGGWKTWTDVTCSVSGVTGEHDLYLVFTGGSDYLFNLDWFKFGKAATAIVGDLNGDNEIDATDYAMMKMYLLGSIDKFPVEDSLTAGDLNGDKVIDALDFAVFKRYLLGDITKLPYLP, from the coding sequence ATGAAAAAAATATTATCGCTGGCAGCTGGTTTGCTTGTCGGTGCGGTATTTACCGCATTTTCGATTTCTAACGTAGGGGCTTTGGATAATGGCCTTGCAAAAACTCCACCTATGGGATGGAATAGCTGGAATGTTTTCCACGGGAATATTAATGAAACCCAGATTAAACAGATTGCTGATGCAATGGTAAGCTCTGGAATGAAGGATGCAGGATATATTTATTTGAATCTGGATGATAACTGGATGGCAAATCCAGCACGTGATGCTAATGGAAACCTAAGGGCTGATCCTAATCGTTTCCCAAGTGGTATAAAGGCTTTAGCAGATTATGTACATGCTAAGGGACTTAAGCTTGGTATATATGGAGATAGAGGAACCATGACATGTATGAATATTCCTCAAAGTGGAAGTAGAGGCTATGAGGAGAGAGATGCTAAAACCTTTGCTTCATGGGGAGTTGACTATTTAAAATACGATAATTGTAATGTGCCAAATGGAAGTGACCAAAAAGGTGATTACCAGAAGATGCAAAGAGCACTTGCAAATAGCGGAAGAGATATAGTGTTCAGTATCTGCGCATGGGGGTATGCAAGCTGGATGCCTGAAACTGGTAACTTGTGGCGTACTACAGGTGATATCACTGATAAATGGGATAATGGAAACGATTGGTTCAGAGGTATTATAAATTGTATTGATGAGAATGCAAGATATGCAAGTTCTGCAAAACCTGGAGCTTGGAATGACCCTGATATGCTTGAAATCGGTAATGGTGGTTGTACAACTGAGGAATACCGTACACAGATGAGTATGTGGTGTATGATGGCATCACCTCTTATTGCTGGAAATGACTTAAGGACTATGAACCAAACAACAAGAGACATTTTGACAAACAAGGAAGTAATAGCTGTAAACCAAGACCCTGCTGGAATACAAGGATACAAGGTAAAATCTACAAATGGACTTGACGTTTGGGTTAAACCTCTAGGAATTGAAGGTACTACAAAAGCTGTTGCATTATTAAACAGAAATTCAACAACACAAAATATAACAGTTAATTTCTCAGATATAGGTATGCAAGGCAAAGTTTCAGTACGTGATTTATGGGCTAAAGCTGATAAAGGTGAATTCAGTGGTTCATATACAGCAGCTGTACCTCCACATGGTACTGTTATGCTCAAGGTATCAAGTGAGCCTATATTTGTAGAACCAAGAAGCGCATTTGAAAAAATTGAAGCAGAAAGCTTTGATGTACAATATGGAATTGAAGTAGAAGAGAATCCTGATGGAACTGGAAAGAATCTCGGATATATTCAGAATGGAGATTATGTAATTTATAGAAAAATTGATTTTGGCAGCGGTGCTGTTGATTTCCAAGCAAGAGCAGGTAGTGCGTCAACTGGTGGAAATATAGAAATTCGTTTGGATAGTCCGACTGGAACAAGAATAGGAGTTTGTGCTGTTCCAGGTACTGGCGGATGGAAAACTTGGACTGATGTAACATGCAGTGTAAGTGGAGTTACTGGAGAGCATGACTTATACCTAGTATTTACTGGAGGAAGCGATTATTTATTTAATTTGGACTGGTTCAAGTTTGGCAAGGCAGCTACAGCTATCGTTGGAGATCTTAATGGAGATAATGAAATTGATGCAACAGACTATGCTATGATGAAAATGTATCTTTTAGGTTCAATTGATAAGTTCCCAGTTGAGGACAGTTTAACAGCAGGAGATTTGAATGGTGACAAAGTAATTGATGCACTTGATTTTGCAGTATTCAAGAGATACCTATTAGGGGATATTACGAAATTACCTTATTTGCCTTAA
- a CDS encoding endo-1,4-beta-xylanase, whose translation MFNKKRGIRIVSAVLVAFSLLSTISIPADAAMATGKAKYVGNIWYSGTEPSKFGEYWNQLTPENASKWEQCEPQQGQYNFGQAKAMYNYCKANKIPFKFHTMIWGSQYPRWLGNLSDSAKKTAIENWYKAVAQNFPEIDEMDVVNEAMKGHAPFPYKNAIGGDNGLYGTGYDWIVWSFEQARKYFPNTKLFINDYNVLCPDGWSCINEYITVINILKQRNLIDGIGCQSHGLETQNVADVKRKLDRLAATGIPIYISELDLNIADDNQQLNKMKELFPVMYEHPGVKGITYWGYLQGHTWIANSHLIRSNGTERPALTWLKEYIKNANVGDVEPEVINPRSAFEKIEAESYNSQYGVEIEDNPNDSGKNLGYIQNGDYVVYKKIDFGSGATSFQARAGSASAGGNIEIRLDSTTGKLIGTCVVEGTGGWKTWTDVTCSVSGVSGEHDLYLVFTGTSDYLLNLDWFKFSNTPAQVVKYGDLDGSGTVDAIDFSLMKQYLLGSITTFPAESGLKAADVDGSGSIDALDFVQIKEYLLGLRTKFQAEM comes from the coding sequence ATGTTTAATAAGAAAAGAGGAATAAGAATAGTAAGTGCTGTATTAGTTGCTTTTAGCCTTTTGAGTACTATCAGTATTCCTGCTGATGCTGCTATGGCAACTGGCAAAGCTAAATATGTAGGTAATATATGGTACAGCGGTACTGAACCTTCTAAATTCGGAGAATACTGGAATCAGTTAACTCCTGAAAATGCCAGCAAGTGGGAACAATGTGAACCACAGCAGGGTCAATACAACTTTGGCCAAGCTAAAGCAATGTATAACTATTGTAAAGCAAATAAAATTCCTTTCAAATTCCATACTATGATTTGGGGTTCACAGTATCCTAGGTGGTTAGGAAACCTTTCAGACTCAGCTAAAAAAACAGCAATTGAGAACTGGTATAAAGCAGTTGCACAGAACTTCCCAGAAATAGATGAAATGGATGTTGTAAATGAAGCAATGAAAGGACATGCACCTTTCCCATATAAGAATGCTATCGGTGGTGACAATGGTCTTTATGGAACTGGTTACGACTGGATAGTATGGTCATTTGAACAAGCTCGTAAATACTTCCCAAATACAAAACTTTTCATTAATGATTATAACGTTTTGTGTCCAGACGGATGGAGTTGTATTAACGAATACATTACAGTAATAAATATATTAAAGCAAAGAAACTTAATTGATGGTATTGGATGTCAGTCTCACGGTCTTGAAACTCAGAATGTTGCTGATGTAAAGAGAAAATTGGATAGACTTGCAGCTACAGGAATACCAATATACATTTCTGAATTAGATTTAAATATTGCTGATGACAATCAACAGTTAAATAAAATGAAAGAACTTTTCCCTGTTATGTATGAACACCCAGGTGTTAAAGGTATTACATATTGGGGTTATTTACAGGGACATACTTGGATTGCAAACTCTCACTTAATACGCAGCAATGGAACTGAAAGACCAGCTCTTACTTGGTTAAAAGAGTATATTAAAAATGCAAATGTTGGTGACGTAGAACCAGAAGTAATAAACCCAAGAAGCGCATTTGAAAAGATCGAAGCAGAAAGTTATAACAGTCAATATGGAGTTGAGATTGAAGATAATCCTAATGACAGTGGTAAGAATCTCGGATATATCCAAAATGGAGATTACGTTGTTTATAAAAAGATTGATTTTGGCAGCGGTGCTACTAGTTTCCAAGCAAGAGCAGGTAGTGCGTCAGCTGGTGGAAATATAGAAATTCGTCTAGATAGCACAACAGGAAAATTAATAGGAACTTGTGTTGTTGAAGGTACTGGCGGATGGAAAACTTGGACTGATGTAACATGCAGTGTTAGTGGAGTTTCAGGAGAGCATGATTTATATCTAGTATTTACTGGAACAAGCGATTATTTATTGAATTTGGACTGGTTTAAGTTTAGCAATACTCCTGCACAAGTAGTAAAATACGGTGACCTTGATGGCAGCGGTACTGTAGATGCAATTGACTTCTCATTAATGAAACAGTATTTACTTGGATCAATAACTACATTCCCTGCTGAAAGTGGTTTAAAAGCAGCAGATGTAGATGGAAGCGGCAGCATAGATGCACTTGACTTTGTACAAATCAAAGAATACCTTCTTGGATTAAGAACAAAATTCCAAGCTGAAATGTAA
- a CDS encoding carbohydrate-binding protein yields the protein MKNICKIFGLTLICFMFFSLICYADNPIVQTNYTADPAPMVYGDTCYLYTSHDEDKIINNFFTMNDWKCYSSKDMVNWTDHGTVLAYTDFSWAKGDAWAGQCIPRNGKFYFYVPLTAKSGGTAIGVAVSDSPTGPFKDAIGKPLIAPGYGNIDPTVFIDDDGQAYLYWGNPDLKYVKLNADMVSYSGSIVTVPLTVASFGARSKTDRATSYEEGPWFYKRGNLYYMVFAGGPISEHIAYSTSTSPTGPWTYRGKIMPTQGSSFTNHAGVVDFKGNSYFFYHNGALPDGGGYHRSVCVEKFAYNADGTFPTINMTSTGVPAVSNLNPYIKTEAETICWESGVETEKCSEGGMNVCNIENGDYIKVKSVNFGTTGATSFEARVASATSGGNIELRLDSPTGKLVGTLAVKGTGGWQTWTTNTCTVNGATGVHDLYLKFTGGSGFLFNVNWWKFVTVPATPVSAFSKIEAESYSDQFGIQNVSCNEGTEAVGYTENGDYVVYNNIDFENGGVTSFTARVSSAVNEGKIEIRLDSLTGSLLGTCLVTPTGDWQTFKDVSCNVSEVSGKHDIYLKFIGGDGYLINLNWFQFNKEEKPSVLVGDLNGDESIDATDYALLKMYLLGAIDKFPVEDGIKAADLNVDGEIDALDFATFKKYLLGDILELPYKP from the coding sequence ATGAAAAATATATGCAAGATTTTTGGCTTAACCTTAATTTGCTTTATGTTTTTCTCGCTTATATGCTATGCAGATAACCCTATTGTACAGACAAACTATACTGCTGACCCTGCTCCAATGGTTTATGGAGACACTTGTTATTTATACACATCCCATGACGAAGACAAAATAATAAACAACTTTTTTACCATGAATGATTGGAAATGTTATTCATCAAAAGACATGGTTAATTGGACTGATCACGGAACAGTATTGGCTTATACTGATTTCAGCTGGGCAAAAGGTGATGCATGGGCTGGTCAGTGTATTCCTAGAAATGGTAAGTTCTATTTTTATGTTCCATTGACTGCAAAGAGTGGTGGTACAGCAATAGGAGTGGCTGTTTCAGATAGTCCAACAGGACCATTTAAGGATGCTATTGGGAAACCATTAATTGCACCTGGTTATGGTAATATTGACCCAACAGTTTTTATAGATGATGATGGACAAGCTTATCTATATTGGGGAAATCCTGACCTTAAGTATGTAAAGTTAAATGCAGATATGGTTTCTTACTCAGGAAGCATAGTAACAGTACCTTTGACTGTAGCTAGTTTCGGAGCTAGAAGCAAGACAGACAGAGCAACATCATATGAGGAAGGTCCATGGTTTTACAAGCGCGGTAATTTATACTATATGGTATTTGCAGGTGGTCCTATATCTGAGCATATAGCTTATTCTACAAGTACTAGTCCTACAGGCCCTTGGACTTATAGAGGCAAAATTATGCCTACTCAAGGTAGTAGCTTTACTAATCATGCGGGAGTTGTTGATTTTAAAGGAAATTCATATTTCTTTTATCATAACGGCGCTCTACCCGATGGTGGAGGATATCACCGCTCGGTATGTGTTGAGAAATTCGCCTATAATGCAGATGGTACATTCCCAACTATAAACATGACTTCAACTGGTGTACCAGCAGTCTCAAACCTCAATCCATATATTAAAACTGAGGCTGAAACAATTTGCTGGGAGTCAGGTGTAGAGACAGAAAAATGTAGTGAAGGCGGAATGAATGTATGCAATATAGAAAATGGCGACTACATTAAGGTAAAGAGTGTGAATTTCGGTACTACTGGTGCTACATCTTTTGAGGCAAGAGTAGCTTCAGCAACTAGTGGAGGAAACATAGAACTTCGCCTTGACAGTCCAACAGGAAAGCTAGTGGGAACTCTTGCTGTTAAGGGTACTGGAGGCTGGCAGACTTGGACTACCAATACTTGTACAGTAAATGGTGCAACTGGAGTGCATGACTTGTATCTGAAGTTTACAGGTGGAAGCGGATTCTTATTTAATGTTAACTGGTGGAAGTTTGTTACTGTACCAGCAACTCCTGTATCAGCCTTTTCAAAGATTGAAGCTGAGAGTTACAGCGATCAATTTGGAATCCAAAATGTGTCTTGTAACGAAGGTACAGAGGCTGTGGGCTATACCGAAAACGGAGACTATGTTGTTTATAATAATATTGACTTTGAAAACGGTGGTGTAACAAGCTTTACTGCAAGAGTATCAAGTGCAGTTAATGAAGGAAAAATTGAAATCAGACTTGATAGTTTGACTGGTTCATTATTAGGTACTTGTCTAGTAACACCAACTGGAGATTGGCAGACCTTTAAGGATGTATCATGCAATGTAAGTGAGGTTAGTGGAAAGCATGATATTTATTTAAAATTTATTGGTGGAGATGGTTATTTAATAAACCTTAACTGGTTCCAATTCAACAAAGAGGAGAAGCCTTCAGTACTTGTGGGAGATCTCAATGGAGATGAAAGCATTGATGCAACAGACTATGCTTTATTGAAAATGTACCTCCTTGGTGCAATTGATAAATTTCCTGTAGAGGACGGTATTAAGGCAGCTGATTTGAATGTTGACGGTGAAATAGATGCACTAGATTTTGCTACATTTAAGAAGTACTTGCTGGGTGACATTTTGGAATTACCTTACAAGCCCTAA
- a CDS encoding carbohydrate-binding protein: MIKRVLSCFLIVSMVAFIISIAPLNTVEAADANIIVDGNNIKSSNVNGLTFKGFGVLSGNSSSALLMDYKAEHPEKYVELLQILFGGENPIMTHVKIEMGNDRNNSTGPDPATMRWETEAANVKRHQGFQLAADAKKVNPNLKVSILRWNAPGWVNSNDKVYTWYKNTVLAAYRQYGYMVDYINPGVNEQAPNLTWTKQFANRIKTDSTGFNSAEEQALFNSIKVVISDEVSVGSFGGDMVSDATLRDAVSVAAYHYNTDDNSAGDFKRLAEQFDKEVWNSEAQATFSNTSFRPNNNMKDPSVEGTGIGGINGPLEMGNTVIKGFVNSRRTHFIYQPAIGSFYEGGQYSFKELISARDPWSGWIHYDGGLVILRHFSWFAKSGWENKSNTQGIWRAVPQASYTGAVGTNPVNGRNGTPSYMTLAAPDRSNFSTIFINDSEYTKSYTIKTVNMAYTGNPALEVWETRAADKGKAFNSNYMKYLGELSANSSGVYTISVKPYSIVTVTTLDNNEKAEYNTPLPVEGERTVLDTDETGSGHNTEDNILYADDFDYSDMTYPVIGEGGQITGTQSYIDARGGSKSVIPRYTSDRNGAFEAYLPDGSNNYVLRQQVDQSIMGLGGTWNNGSPLTAIGDNRWLNYKASVDVSFEHNSTEGGNNYAAIGARQQGGSNSHYSNGTPYILKFWFDGGWSFHVNGTSVASGNVVSGTGGVKINNFNTAYNAWHNIALKVVENKITAYIDGTTIYTYTDLNPKLSGRVDMLSGYYYTRFDNLKVEKIEGYAPYYVEMLDNLEMHDLSANPVAKLIYSGPWSHENGKSMYNYQRTLSTSKGAGAVLQYTFKGTGLDILGPNNGSAKLEVTVDGKVVNTSASTMASAELYQTFTLRGLNYGDHTVSIKVLSGTLVVDAVAVVSKLAEPVKRSAFSQIEAENYNGQLGIQNVTCDEGTEAVGYIENGDYVVYSNIDFETGAKSFLARVSSATNGGNIELRLDSITGPIVGTCKVPATGGWQAFVDVMCDVTGVSGSHDLYLKFTGDSGYLLNLNWFKFIKKATAIVGDLNGDKSIDATDYALMKMYLLGAIDDFPVEDDIKAADLNSDGVIDALDFATFKQYLLGVISELPHSK; the protein is encoded by the coding sequence ATGATTAAAAGGGTTTTAAGTTGTTTTTTAATTGTTTCTATGGTTGCATTTATTATATCAATAGCGCCGTTAAATACAGTTGAGGCTGCTGATGCTAACATTATCGTGGATGGTAATAATATTAAATCTAGCAATGTCAATGGCTTAACCTTCAAGGGATTTGGAGTTTTGAGCGGAAACAGTTCAAGTGCGTTGTTAATGGATTATAAGGCGGAACACCCTGAGAAGTATGTAGAACTTTTACAGATACTTTTTGGTGGAGAAAATCCAATTATGACCCATGTGAAAATTGAGATGGGTAACGATCGCAACAACTCCACTGGACCTGATCCAGCAACTATGCGTTGGGAAACTGAAGCGGCCAACGTCAAGCGCCATCAAGGCTTCCAGCTAGCTGCTGATGCAAAAAAAGTGAACCCAAATCTAAAAGTTAGTATCCTCCGCTGGAATGCGCCTGGCTGGGTGAACTCTAACGATAAGGTTTACACTTGGTATAAAAATACCGTTCTAGCTGCATACCGCCAATACGGCTATATGGTTGATTACATAAATCCAGGAGTAAACGAACAAGCACCAAATTTGACATGGACTAAACAATTTGCTAATCGAATAAAAACAGATAGCACAGGTTTTAATAGCGCTGAAGAACAAGCTTTGTTTAACAGCATCAAAGTAGTAATTTCTGATGAAGTTTCAGTTGGTTCCTTCGGCGGTGATATGGTAAGTGATGCAACACTTCGGGATGCTGTGTCGGTGGCTGCATACCACTACAATACTGATGACAACAGTGCGGGTGATTTCAAACGTCTTGCAGAGCAATTTGACAAAGAGGTTTGGAACAGTGAAGCACAGGCGACATTTAGCAATACTTCCTTCCGTCCTAACAACAATATGAAGGATCCTTCAGTGGAAGGCACGGGAATAGGTGGAATTAACGGTCCATTGGAAATGGGAAACACCGTTATTAAGGGATTTGTAAATTCCCGCAGGACACATTTCATCTATCAACCTGCAATCGGTTCTTTCTATGAAGGAGGGCAGTATTCCTTTAAAGAACTGATTAGTGCACGTGACCCTTGGTCAGGTTGGATTCATTATGATGGAGGACTTGTTATTCTGAGGCATTTCAGTTGGTTTGCAAAATCAGGCTGGGAGAACAAGAGCAACACTCAAGGAATCTGGAGAGCGGTGCCTCAAGCTAGTTACACTGGTGCTGTAGGTACAAACCCCGTTAATGGACGTAATGGTACACCAAGCTATATGACATTAGCTGCACCAGATAGAAGCAATTTTTCAACCATTTTTATTAACGATAGCGAGTATACGAAAAGCTACACTATAAAGACAGTAAATATGGCATATACAGGTAATCCAGCCTTAGAAGTATGGGAAACCAGAGCGGCCGATAAGGGAAAAGCTTTTAACAGCAATTACATGAAATATCTAGGTGAGTTATCTGCAAATAGCAGTGGAGTTTATACTATAAGTGTGAAACCTTACTCTATTGTAACAGTTACCACTTTGGATAATAATGAGAAAGCTGAGTACAATACACCGTTACCAGTAGAGGGAGAACGCACTGTACTTGATACAGATGAGACTGGTTCAGGACATAATACAGAGGATAATATACTATATGCTGATGATTTTGATTATTCTGACATGACCTATCCTGTGATTGGAGAGGGTGGACAAATTACGGGAACCCAAAGTTATATTGATGCTCGAGGGGGATCAAAAAGTGTAATTCCACGCTATACAAGTGATAGGAACGGAGCATTTGAAGCATATCTTCCAGATGGATCAAATAACTATGTTCTGCGGCAGCAGGTGGATCAATCAATAATGGGGCTTGGAGGCACTTGGAATAATGGCAGTCCTCTTACAGCTATTGGAGATAACAGATGGCTGAACTACAAAGCTAGTGTTGACGTATCATTTGAACATAACAGTACAGAGGGTGGTAATAATTATGCTGCTATTGGTGCTCGTCAGCAAGGAGGCAGTAACTCTCATTACTCAAATGGTACACCTTATATTTTGAAATTCTGGTTCGATGGTGGTTGGTCTTTCCATGTTAATGGTACTTCTGTAGCAAGTGGAAACGTTGTGAGTGGTACAGGTGGAGTGAAAATCAATAATTTTAACACAGCATATAATGCTTGGCATAATATTGCTTTAAAGGTTGTAGAAAATAAAATAACGGCCTACATAGATGGCACTACTATTTACACCTACACTGATTTAAACCCAAAGTTGTCTGGACGTGTAGACATGTTAAGCGGTTATTATTATACTCGTTTTGATAACTTGAAAGTTGAAAAGATTGAGGGATACGCTCCGTACTATGTCGAGATGCTTGACAATCTTGAAATGCACGATCTGTCTGCTAATCCAGTTGCCAAACTCATATACAGCGGTCCATGGAGCCATGAAAACGGAAAATCTATGTACAATTACCAACGTACCCTCTCTACAAGCAAGGGAGCAGGTGCTGTGCTTCAATACACATTTAAAGGTACTGGATTGGATATCCTAGGCCCCAACAATGGATCAGCGAAGCTTGAGGTGACAGTGGATGGAAAGGTTGTTAATACTTCAGCTAGTACGATGGCATCAGCAGAATTATATCAAACGTTTACACTTCGTGGCCTTAATTATGGTGACCATACAGTTTCGATAAAGGTTTTAAGTGGTACTTTGGTCGTAGATGCTGTTGCAGTTGTTTCTAAGTTGGCTGAGCCCGTAAAACGGTCTGCTTTTTCACAGATTGAGGCAGAAAACTATAATGGTCAGCTTGGAATTCAAAATGTAACATGTGACGAAGGAACAGAAGCTGTAGGATACATCGAAAACGGAGATTATGTGGTTTATAGTAATATTGATTTTGAAACTGGTGCTAAAAGTTTCCTAGCAAGAGTATCAAGTGCTACTAATGGAGGAAATATAGAACTCAGGCTCGACAGCATCACAGGTCCTATAGTAGGTACTTGTAAGGTTCCTGCAACTGGGGGGTGGCAGGCTTTTGTTGATGTAATGTGCGATGTTACTGGAGTAAGCGGAAGCCATGACCTGTATCTGAAATTTACAGGAGATAGCGGATACTTACTAAACTTAAACTGGTTCAAGTTCATTAAAAAAGCTACTGCTATTGTCGGAGATCTAAATGGGGATAAGAGTATTGATGCAACAGATTATGCTTTGATGAAAATGTATCTTCTAGGCGCAATCGACGATTTCCCAGTTGAAGATGACATTAAGGCAGCAGATTTGAATTCTGATGGAGTAATTGATGCACTTGATTTTGCTACATTTAAACAATATCTTCTAGGTGTTATTTCGGAGTTACCTCATTCTAAATAA
- a CDS encoding family 43 glycosylhydrolase, whose protein sequence is MEGNSRRRASLKKAFVFLLVMCIMLSQMSFAFAYQPDKGDGTFTNPVMYADYPDPSMIRVGNYFYLATSTFVNSPGLVICRSEDMVNWEIVGHCIDRLSDQYNMDNGNTKYASGCFAPSIAYKDGTFYVVVNMNDGTGARIYYSKDVSGTWKYYNLGASYFDPCIFIDTDGTPYLAYGGAWENQIRMIQLKPDLSGTVGSSRTILSYNNVEGSHLVKVDGTYYLFNAVPARSLVCSRSKNLWGPYGETTTLCTAGKGGHQGGIVDLPDGTYWGYLHQDDGAVGRMTRICPITWKNGWPMFGREGYLGQVENTYRKPIQNKEIKVPQASDEFNGGSLGIQWMWNHNPDNTKWSLTGSSLRLEATTASDFWKARNSLTQKGQGPISTGTIKIDCSNMKPSDIGGLGMLGDPRGYIAVTGSPRKIIMTEEEVIKGTVTNITSDILYFRIQMDFNTKKATFYWKDDTRNWQQLGTAITMGFDWQYGTFQGEQYAIMNFSPTASTGYMDVDWFRLNDEPGPNAPEPDPISAFSKIEAENFYTQYGTQTEDNPDDDGRNIGYIENGDYLVFKNVDFGNGATGFQARAGSASEGGNIELRLDSLNGTLIGTCPVPGTGGWKTWTEVSCSVSKVTGKHDLYVKFTGNSGYLMNLDWFKFTADNIPTGKLGDLNDDGSIDSLDLVLIKKHLLGDTIENTSLADLDASGTVDAIDFALMKQYLLGIITTFPGEK, encoded by the coding sequence ATGGAAGGTAATTCAAGAAGACGTGCTAGTCTTAAAAAAGCATTTGTGTTCCTATTAGTAATGTGTATTATGCTATCGCAAATGTCCTTTGCGTTTGCATATCAACCTGACAAGGGTGACGGTACTTTTACAAATCCAGTAATGTATGCGGATTATCCTGACCCAAGTATGATAAGGGTTGGCAATTATTTTTATTTAGCAACTTCAACATTTGTTAATTCACCTGGTCTTGTTATTTGTAGATCAGAAGATATGGTTAACTGGGAAATTGTTGGGCATTGTATAGATAGGTTGTCTGACCAATATAACATGGACAATGGCAACACTAAATATGCTTCTGGATGTTTTGCTCCATCAATAGCTTATAAAGACGGTACATTTTATGTAGTTGTTAATATGAATGATGGAACAGGAGCTCGTATTTATTATTCAAAGGATGTAAGCGGTACATGGAAATATTATAATTTAGGCGCTAGCTATTTCGATCCATGTATATTTATAGATACTGACGGAACACCATATCTTGCATATGGCGGAGCTTGGGAGAATCAGATCAGAATGATACAGCTGAAACCTGATTTAAGCGGTACTGTTGGATCGTCAAGAACTATTCTTTCATATAATAATGTTGAAGGCTCGCATTTAGTTAAAGTAGACGGAACATATTATTTATTTAATGCTGTTCCAGCAAGAAGTTTAGTATGCTCCCGTTCCAAAAACTTATGGGGACCTTATGGAGAAACTACTACTTTGTGTACAGCAGGAAAAGGTGGACACCAAGGTGGTATAGTTGATTTACCTGATGGTACTTATTGGGGATATCTTCATCAGGATGACGGTGCAGTTGGCCGTATGACAAGAATTTGCCCAATTACCTGGAAAAATGGCTGGCCTATGTTTGGCAGAGAAGGATATTTAGGACAAGTTGAAAACACCTATAGAAAGCCTATTCAAAATAAAGAAATCAAAGTGCCTCAAGCATCTGATGAGTTCAATGGAGGTTCATTAGGAATTCAATGGATGTGGAACCACAATCCTGATAACACAAAATGGTCATTGACTGGCTCAAGTCTTAGATTAGAAGCTACAACTGCATCTGATTTCTGGAAGGCAAGAAATAGCTTAACTCAAAAAGGACAAGGACCAATAAGTACTGGTACTATCAAGATAGATTGCAGTAATATGAAACCTAGTGATATTGGGGGATTAGGTATGCTGGGTGACCCAAGAGGATATATTGCTGTAACAGGAAGTCCAAGGAAAATAATAATGACTGAGGAAGAAGTAATTAAAGGTACAGTTACAAATATAACATCAGATATTTTGTATTTTAGAATTCAAATGGACTTTAATACTAAAAAAGCTACATTCTACTGGAAGGATGATACTAGAAATTGGCAGCAGCTTGGAACCGCTATAACAATGGGATTTGATTGGCAATATGGTACTTTCCAAGGAGAGCAATATGCTATTATGAATTTCAGTCCTACTGCAAGCACTGGATATATGGATGTTGACTGGTTCAGATTAAATGATGAGCCAGGCCCTAATGCTCCAGAGCCAGATCCTATATCAGCTTTTTCAAAGATTGAAGCAGAAAACTTTTATACACAGTATGGAACTCAGACTGAAGATAATCCTGATGATGATGGACGTAATATTGGTTACATAGAAAACGGTGATTACCTCGTGTTTAAAAATGTTGATTTTGGAAATGGAGCAACAGGTTTCCAAGCTAGAGCAGGAAGTGCAAGCGAAGGTGGAAATATAGAACTTCGTTTGGACAGTCTCAACGGAACACTAATAGGCACTTGTCCTGTTCCAGGTACTGGAGGATGGAAGACTTGGACTGAAGTGAGCTGCAGTGTCAGCAAAGTAACTGGAAAACATGATTTATATGTGAAGTTTACAGGAAATAGCGGATATTTAATGAATTTAGATTGGTTTAAGTTTACTGCAGACAACATTCCTACAGGCAAATTAGGTGATTTAAATGATGATGGATCAATAGATTCATTAGATTTAGTGCTGATTAAAAAGCATCTTCTGGGGGATACAATTGAAAATACTAGCTTGGCTGATTTAGATGCCAGCGGAACAGTTGACGCAATTGATTTTGCTTTGATGAAGCAGTATTTGCTAGGAATTATAACTACTTTTCCTGGTGAAAAATAG